The following coding sequences lie in one Mycobacterium gordonae genomic window:
- a CDS encoding aldehyde dehydrogenase — MTSSPAQFFVDGRFRTAEAAEPVVEAATGEPLGDGAVVSESDIDAAVAAARGALPDWRASSPEHRAGILNAMADALKARARETSELVTRENGMPIRLSRGANGAFPALLLRYYAQLVTEVPVEEIRPSVTGHTIVRREAVGVVGAIVPWNYPQALAAMKVAPALAAGCTMVLKASPETALDALVFAEAAMAAGLPPGVLNVVSGGPAVGARLVSHPGVDKVAFTGSTATGRLVAETCGRLMRPVTLELGGKSAAIILDDADLDATMRGLRNASFVNNGQTCHLSSRILAPKSRYDEIVDAVAALAESMAVGDPLDPGTEIGPMVSSRQRDRVLGYIDVGKNSAARLVAGGSVPDDQPRGWFVAPTVFADVDNSDRLAREEVFGPVLTISAYHSDDEAIALANDTEFGLAGTVWSTDVDRATTVARAVQTGTIGVNDYALDVRAPFGGVKASGMGRELGPEGLDAYRTLKSIYRTGPA; from the coding sequence GTGACATCGTCGCCCGCACAGTTTTTCGTGGATGGCCGGTTCCGCACCGCGGAGGCCGCCGAACCGGTGGTGGAAGCGGCGACCGGCGAGCCGCTCGGCGACGGCGCCGTCGTCAGCGAATCCGACATCGACGCTGCCGTCGCCGCCGCTCGCGGGGCCCTGCCGGACTGGCGGGCCAGCTCGCCCGAGCACCGCGCCGGAATCCTGAACGCGATGGCAGACGCGCTCAAAGCGCGCGCCCGGGAAACCAGTGAGCTGGTGACGCGGGAGAACGGCATGCCCATCAGGCTGTCGCGCGGCGCGAACGGCGCATTCCCGGCGCTGCTGCTGCGCTACTACGCGCAACTGGTTACGGAGGTACCGGTCGAGGAGATCCGCCCCAGCGTCACCGGCCACACCATCGTGCGGCGCGAGGCCGTCGGGGTCGTCGGAGCCATCGTGCCGTGGAACTACCCGCAGGCGCTGGCCGCGATGAAAGTGGCGCCTGCGCTGGCCGCGGGTTGCACCATGGTCCTCAAGGCTTCACCCGAAACCGCTTTGGATGCACTGGTTTTCGCAGAAGCCGCGATGGCGGCTGGGCTGCCGCCCGGGGTACTGAACGTGGTGTCGGGCGGCCCGGCCGTCGGGGCCCGGCTGGTGTCGCATCCCGGCGTCGACAAGGTGGCGTTCACCGGTTCGACGGCGACCGGCCGATTGGTCGCGGAGACCTGCGGGCGACTGATGCGGCCGGTCACCCTGGAATTGGGCGGAAAGTCCGCCGCGATCATCCTCGACGACGCCGACCTGGACGCGACGATGCGCGGACTGCGCAACGCCTCCTTCGTCAACAACGGCCAAACCTGCCACCTCAGCTCGCGCATCCTGGCCCCGAAATCCCGCTACGACGAGATCGTCGACGCCGTGGCGGCGCTGGCCGAGAGCATGGCGGTCGGCGATCCGCTGGATCCGGGCACCGAGATCGGCCCCATGGTCAGCTCGCGGCAGCGCGACCGGGTGCTCGGCTACATCGACGTCGGCAAGAACAGCGCCGCCCGACTGGTCGCCGGCGGCTCAGTTCCCGACGATCAACCGCGGGGCTGGTTCGTGGCACCGACGGTGTTCGCCGATGTCGACAACTCCGACCGGCTGGCCCGCGAGGAGGTATTCGGCCCGGTGCTGACCATCAGCGCCTACCACAGCGACGACGAGGCGATCGCGCTGGCCAACGACACCGAGTTCGGCCTGGCCGGCACCGTGTGGTCGACCGACGTCGACCGGGCGACCACCGTCGCGCGCGCCGTGCAGACCGGCACCATCGGGGTCAACGACTATGCCCTGGACGTGCGCGCCCCGTTCGGCGGAGTCAAGGCCAGCGGGATGGGCCGCGAACTTGGCCCCGAGGGCCTGGATGCCTACCGGACGCTGAAATCGATCTACCGGACCGGGCCCGCGTGA
- a CDS encoding acetyl-CoA acetyltransferase, producing MPVDPRTPVLIGYGQVNHRDDPDPDGPSIEPVDLMVTATRDAADAAVIESVDSIRVVHMLSAHYRNPGLLLGERLGLAAFTAGYSSVGGNTPQSLVNQACLDIQQGRAGVVLISAAETWRTRNALKKQGRRLVWTEQDSSVPMPVVAGNDVPMAGDAEIRIKLDRPAFVYPMFEQSLRIAAGESVAAHAKRVSELWARFSAVAVDNPHAWIRRSHSAEEIRQPGPQNRMISWPYTKLMNSNNMVDQGASLVLTSVEQARRLQVPEERWVYPHAGTDAHDTSAIAERGELHRSPAIRIGGHMALELAGLGIDDVDYVDLYSCFPSAVQVAAAELGLATDDPARPLTVTGGLTFAGGPWSNYVTHSIATMAELLTANPGRRGLITANGGYLTKHSFGVYGTAPGTREFRWEDVQSAVDREPTTVGLVEWEGTGTVESWTTPFDRDGQPEKAFLAVRTPDDARVLAVITDPAAAADTVRDDLAGAKVAVAADGTAKLQ from the coding sequence ATGCCCGTGGATCCCAGGACTCCGGTGCTGATCGGCTACGGCCAGGTCAACCACCGCGACGACCCCGACCCCGACGGACCGTCCATCGAGCCGGTGGACCTGATGGTCACCGCGACCCGGGACGCTGCCGACGCCGCGGTCATCGAATCCGTCGACTCCATCCGTGTGGTCCACATGCTGTCGGCGCACTACCGCAACCCGGGACTGCTGCTGGGCGAACGTCTGGGCCTGGCCGCGTTTACCGCGGGCTATAGCAGCGTCGGCGGCAACACTCCGCAGTCCCTGGTCAACCAGGCCTGCCTAGACATCCAGCAGGGCCGCGCCGGAGTCGTGCTGATCTCGGCGGCCGAAACGTGGCGCACCCGCAACGCACTGAAGAAGCAGGGCCGCCGGCTGGTATGGACCGAGCAGGACAGTTCCGTACCGATGCCCGTGGTGGCCGGCAACGACGTGCCCATGGCCGGTGACGCCGAGATACGGATTAAGCTGGACCGGCCCGCCTTCGTGTATCCGATGTTCGAGCAGTCGCTGCGCATCGCCGCCGGCGAGTCCGTGGCAGCGCACGCCAAGCGCGTCAGCGAACTGTGGGCTCGGTTCAGCGCTGTCGCAGTCGACAATCCGCACGCCTGGATCCGCCGGTCGCACTCCGCGGAGGAAATCCGGCAACCGGGCCCGCAGAACCGGATGATCAGCTGGCCGTACACCAAGCTGATGAACTCCAACAACATGGTCGACCAGGGCGCTTCGCTCGTCCTGACGTCGGTCGAGCAAGCCCGGCGGCTGCAGGTCCCCGAGGAACGCTGGGTGTACCCGCACGCCGGCACCGATGCCCACGACACATCGGCGATCGCCGAGCGGGGCGAACTACACCGGTCGCCGGCCATCCGGATCGGTGGTCATATGGCACTGGAACTGGCCGGCCTGGGTATCGACGACGTCGACTATGTGGACCTGTATTCGTGCTTTCCCTCAGCCGTCCAGGTCGCGGCCGCCGAACTTGGCCTGGCCACCGACGATCCGGCCCGCCCGCTCACCGTCACCGGGGGCCTGACCTTCGCCGGCGGGCCGTGGAGCAACTACGTCACGCACTCCATCGCCACGATGGCCGAGCTGCTCACCGCCAACCCGGGACGGCGCGGCCTGATCACCGCCAACGGCGGCTACCTGACCAAGCACAGCTTCGGCGTCTACGGCACCGCACCCGGCACCCGCGAGTTTCGCTGGGAGGACGTTCAATCCGCGGTCGATCGGGAACCCACCACCGTCGGTCTGGTGGAGTGGGAAGGCACCGGCACCGTCGAATCGTGGACGACGCCGTTCGATCGAGACGGACAGCCGGAGAAGGCGTTCCTGGCGGTCCGCACCCCCGACGACGCCCGCGTCCTTGCGGTGATCACCGATCCCGCCGCCGCGGCGGACACGGTGCGCGACGACCTCGCCGGGGCCAAGGTTGCCGTCGCAGCGGACGGCACCGCGAAACTGCAGTAA
- a CDS encoding Rossmann-fold NAD(P)-binding domain-containing protein: protein MHVLLTDAAGTVGRLVARQLIAAGHTVSGIGPYHHDHLDPQVDFVCAPLDDPVLTQLAADADAVIHLAPVDTSAPGGAGITGVAHVANAAARAGARLVFVSQAAGRAELYRPAETLVSTGWAPSLVVRIAPLLGRQLDWMTCRTVATLMRAKVSARPIRVLHIEDLVRFLVGALSTDRCGAVDLATPDTTNLITAWRVLRSVDPRLRLHGVRGWENLVPDLNISAAQEDWKFQYGWLALDAVVDTGRGLVGRKLGPRGATTGSGQFPLPVEPLPRLAPADDTPLRSVAPEGLEGEFDDRVDPRFPVFSTASLTSALPGPLTPITLDVQCSGLRAAGQAMGRVLALGEVVAQEWASRAIAVFGHRPYVGVSANIVAAAQLPGWDEHAVARRTLGAEPPATDLLPFGRPEAAGGPRGSVAKAVVTARSLALLRHLRTDTQSYVTAATQEHLDTEALAALPDAALEVRIRLLRDRIHQGWILTGLWVIDSGITAATLERSRAVSRISGVGVIMESDRIASETRELAAMLRADPTLCALAADGNVGSIRALSPAAAAALDAAVTALRHRGRGEAELANPTFGDDPGLLLAVAAEAAAEPEAPPPPGSLAQRLADSARNSRELAHDTTLRFTHELRMTLRELGARRVAADLVDSVDDMHYLLCDELVVMPVDARLRIKRRRAERERLQAQHPPDIIDHTWNP, encoded by the coding sequence GTGCACGTACTGCTGACCGACGCCGCAGGCACCGTCGGACGGTTGGTCGCGCGCCAGCTGATCGCGGCCGGTCACACGGTCAGCGGCATCGGCCCCTACCACCACGACCACCTCGACCCCCAGGTCGATTTCGTTTGCGCCCCGCTCGACGACCCCGTGTTGACTCAGTTGGCCGCGGACGCCGACGCCGTCATCCATCTGGCGCCGGTGGATACCAGCGCCCCCGGCGGGGCGGGCATCACCGGCGTCGCGCACGTGGCGAACGCGGCGGCGCGGGCGGGTGCCCGGCTGGTGTTCGTCTCGCAGGCTGCCGGGCGTGCCGAGCTCTACCGCCCCGCCGAGACGCTGGTATCCACCGGGTGGGCGCCGAGCCTGGTCGTTCGCATCGCACCACTGCTCGGCCGCCAGCTCGACTGGATGACCTGTCGCACGGTGGCCACGCTGATGCGCGCCAAGGTCTCCGCGCGCCCCATCCGGGTGCTGCACATTGAGGACCTGGTCCGCTTCCTCGTCGGAGCACTGAGCACCGACCGCTGCGGTGCCGTCGACCTGGCCACTCCGGACACCACCAACCTGATCACCGCCTGGCGGGTGCTGCGATCCGTCGACCCCAGATTGCGCCTGCACGGGGTCCGGGGCTGGGAGAACCTCGTCCCTGACCTTAATATCAGTGCCGCACAAGAAGATTGGAAGTTTCAGTACGGATGGCTGGCACTGGATGCGGTGGTGGACACCGGCCGGGGGCTGGTCGGCCGCAAGCTTGGTCCCAGAGGCGCGACGACCGGGTCGGGCCAATTCCCCCTACCGGTGGAACCCTTGCCGCGGCTGGCCCCGGCCGACGACACGCCGCTACGCAGCGTGGCTCCCGAGGGGTTGGAAGGGGAGTTCGACGATCGCGTCGACCCTCGATTTCCGGTCTTCAGCACCGCCAGCCTCACTAGCGCGTTGCCGGGGCCGCTGACTCCGATCACCCTGGATGTCCAGTGCAGCGGCTTGCGGGCTGCCGGGCAGGCGATGGGACGAGTGCTGGCGCTGGGCGAGGTGGTGGCGCAGGAGTGGGCAAGCCGGGCCATCGCGGTATTCGGTCACCGCCCCTATGTCGGGGTGTCGGCGAACATCGTTGCGGCCGCCCAGCTGCCTGGGTGGGACGAACACGCAGTGGCGCGGCGCACCCTAGGCGCCGAGCCGCCGGCCACGGACTTGCTGCCGTTCGGGCGGCCGGAAGCTGCCGGCGGCCCACGAGGATCGGTCGCCAAGGCGGTCGTCACAGCGCGGTCGCTGGCATTGCTGCGTCACTTGCGCACCGACACACAGTCCTACGTCACCGCAGCGACGCAGGAGCATCTCGATACCGAGGCCCTGGCCGCCTTGCCCGACGCGGCCCTGGAAGTCCGAATTCGGCTGTTGCGCGACCGCATTCACCAGGGTTGGATACTGACCGGCCTGTGGGTGATCGACTCCGGGATCACGGCCGCGACACTGGAACGGAGCCGCGCGGTATCGAGAATCTCGGGTGTCGGCGTAATCATGGAAAGCGACCGAATCGCCTCCGAGACCCGCGAGCTGGCGGCGATGCTGCGGGCCGACCCGACGTTGTGCGCCCTGGCCGCCGACGGGAACGTCGGCAGCATCCGCGCCTTATCCCCGGCCGCTGCGGCCGCGCTGGACGCTGCCGTCACCGCCCTCCGGCACCGGGGACGAGGCGAGGCCGAGCTGGCGAATCCGACGTTCGGCGACGACCCCGGCCTGCTGCTGGCGGTGGCCGCCGAGGCCGCTGCGGAACCCGAGGCGCCGCCGCCCCCGGGCTCACTGGCACAGCGGTTGGCCGACTCTGCCCGCAACTCCCGGGAGCTGGCCCACGACACCACCCTCCGGTTTACCCACGAGTTGCGAATGACGTTGCGGGAGTTGGGCGCTCGCCGAGTGGCGGCGGACCTTGTCGACAGCGTCGACGATATGCACTACCTGCTGTGCGACGAGCTGGTCGTCATGCCCGTCGACGCCCGGCTTCGGATCAAGCGCCGGCGAGCCGAGCGGGAACGCTTGCAGGCCCAGCATCCACCGGACATCATCGACCACACCTGGAATCCCTGA
- a CDS encoding NAD(P)/FAD-dependent oxidoreductase, producing MTSSTIFVVVGGGLAAAKAVEALRDSGFDGQVVLFADEEYLPYERPPLSKDFLAGSKTLADFTVQTSDWYRDRHVDLRLNTRVTALDLSAHTVALADGAIMPYDKLLLATGSAPRRPPIPGCDANGLYYLRNYREAVALNAVLAEGSSLTVVGAGWIGLEVAAGARRRGVDVTVVESAKQPLLSALGEQVGALFADLHREHGVQLRLETQVQRITVEGGRATGLALADGTTVNADAVLVAVGAQPHVELAEQAGLEMADGGVRVDASLRTSDPDVFAVGDIAAAWHPLFGVRIRTEHWANALKQPAVAVAGMLGQTAQYDELPYFFTDQYDLGMEYAGHSSGSKRVVFRGDVAGRAFVAFWLDDDNRVLAGMNVNVWDVLDDVKGLIRSKNPVDVDRLTDANAPLR from the coding sequence ATAACCAGCTCGACAATATTCGTCGTCGTCGGCGGTGGGCTGGCAGCGGCCAAGGCGGTGGAAGCCCTGCGTGACAGCGGTTTTGACGGCCAGGTCGTGTTATTCGCGGACGAGGAGTATTTGCCGTATGAGCGGCCGCCACTGTCGAAAGACTTTCTGGCAGGCTCGAAGACGCTGGCCGATTTCACCGTGCAGACCTCGGACTGGTACCGGGATCGTCACGTCGATCTGAGGCTGAACACCCGGGTCACCGCGCTGGATCTATCCGCACACACTGTCGCCCTGGCCGACGGTGCGATCATGCCCTACGACAAGCTGCTGCTGGCAACCGGATCGGCGCCGCGGCGACCCCCGATACCGGGATGCGATGCGAACGGGTTGTACTACCTGCGCAACTACCGGGAGGCGGTCGCGCTGAATGCCGTTCTTGCCGAAGGGTCTTCGCTCACCGTGGTGGGCGCCGGCTGGATCGGGCTGGAGGTGGCGGCCGGCGCTCGGCGGCGGGGAGTGGACGTCACCGTCGTCGAATCCGCGAAACAACCACTGCTGAGCGCACTCGGTGAGCAAGTCGGCGCGTTGTTCGCCGACCTGCACCGCGAACACGGGGTGCAGCTGCGGCTGGAAACCCAGGTGCAACGGATCACCGTCGAAGGTGGGCGCGCCACCGGCTTGGCACTGGCCGACGGGACCACCGTCAACGCCGACGCGGTGCTGGTCGCGGTGGGCGCCCAGCCCCACGTCGAACTGGCCGAGCAGGCCGGGCTGGAGATGGCCGACGGTGGCGTGCGGGTGGACGCCTCGCTGCGCACCAGCGATCCGGATGTCTTCGCTGTCGGCGACATCGCCGCCGCGTGGCATCCCCTCTTCGGGGTGCGGATCCGCACCGAGCACTGGGCCAACGCACTCAAGCAACCTGCGGTGGCGGTGGCCGGAATGCTGGGTCAAACAGCGCAATACGACGAACTGCCGTACTTCTTCACCGACCAGTACGACCTGGGGATGGAGTACGCCGGCCATTCGTCCGGCTCAAAACGAGTGGTGTTCCGCGGGGATGTCGCCGGCCGCGCATTCGTCGCGTTCTGGCTCGATGACGACAACCGGGTGCTGGCCGGTATGAACGTCAACGTGTGGGATGTGCTGGATGACGTCAAGGGGCTGATCCGGTCCAAGAATCCGGTCGATGTCGACCGCCTGACCGATGCCAATGCGCCGTTGCGCTGA
- a CDS encoding DUF72 domain-containing protein, translating into MTVRIGTSGWSYDHWADVLYPAGLPSTRRLARYAEVFDTVELNASFYRWPKDSTFAGWGDQLPAGFTMSVKAHRGLTHYRRLGSPEAWIERFERCWQLLSDRHGVLLVQLHPAQQRDDARLDSFLSAVPPSIRTAVELRHPSWNDPAVFALLERRRAAYVVMSGAGLACIPRAATDLVYIRMHGPGPDALYTGSYPDDELRCWADRIAEWTGEGHDVWMYFNNDLGGHAVRNALSLRETLTRTR; encoded by the coding sequence ATGACCGTGCGGATCGGAACCTCCGGGTGGTCCTACGACCACTGGGCGGACGTGCTCTATCCGGCGGGCCTGCCGTCCACGCGCCGACTGGCGCGCTACGCGGAGGTCTTCGACACGGTGGAATTGAACGCCAGCTTCTACCGCTGGCCCAAAGATTCGACATTCGCCGGCTGGGGTGATCAGCTGCCGGCCGGGTTCACCATGTCGGTGAAGGCACACCGGGGCCTCACCCACTACCGTCGGCTCGGATCGCCGGAAGCGTGGATCGAGCGGTTTGAGCGTTGCTGGCAGTTGCTGAGCGACCGGCACGGGGTGCTGCTGGTGCAATTGCACCCGGCCCAGCAGCGCGACGACGCCCGGCTCGACTCGTTCCTGAGCGCTGTGCCGCCGTCCATCCGCACCGCGGTCGAGTTGCGGCACCCGTCGTGGAACGACCCGGCGGTGTTCGCATTGCTGGAGCGGCGCCGCGCCGCATACGTCGTGATGAGCGGAGCCGGGCTGGCGTGCATCCCCCGCGCCGCCACCGACCTGGTGTACATCCGGATGCACGGCCCCGGGCCGGATGCCCTGTACACCGGCTCCTACCCAGACGACGAATTGCGTTGCTGGGCAGATCGAATCGCCGAATGGACCGGCGAAGGTCACGACGTGTGGATGTACTTCAACAATGACCTGGGCGGACATGCGGTGCGAAACGCGTTGTCACTGCGGGAGACACTGACCCGAACGAGGTGA
- a CDS encoding HhH-GDP family DNA glycosylase yields the protein MDASERRVGRLLKLAGTTFAEQAGIRLTDKPMPLFELLVLSMLASKPIDAEIATRAAEELFRAGLRTPTAVLSADRHTVTKAFGRAHYVRFDESSATRLTDIARQVRDDFGGDLRDIARCSDHNPQQAARILKEFTGIGDTGADIFLREVQDTWTWVRPYFDDRATAAAKALRLPTEPAKLAAFAPRTNARLAAALVRASLDHEVRLQVTG from the coding sequence ATGGACGCTTCCGAGCGGCGGGTGGGACGGCTGCTCAAGCTGGCCGGCACCACCTTCGCGGAGCAGGCCGGCATCCGGCTGACCGACAAGCCGATGCCGCTGTTTGAGCTGCTGGTGCTGAGCATGCTGGCCAGCAAACCGATCGACGCCGAAATCGCAACGCGCGCCGCAGAAGAGCTCTTCAGGGCGGGCCTGCGCACTCCGACCGCCGTGCTGTCCGCCGACCGGCACACCGTGACCAAGGCTTTCGGCCGCGCCCACTACGTGCGATTCGACGAAAGCTCGGCGACCCGGCTCACCGACATCGCCCGCCAGGTGCGCGACGACTTCGGCGGTGACCTCCGCGACATCGCTCGCTGCAGTGACCACAATCCGCAACAGGCGGCCCGCATCCTCAAGGAATTCACGGGTATCGGCGACACCGGCGCAGACATTTTCCTGCGCGAGGTGCAGGACACGTGGACCTGGGTGCGCCCCTACTTCGACGACCGGGCCACCGCCGCCGCCAAAGCGCTCCGGCTCCCTACCGAACCGGCCAAGCTCGCGGCGTTTGCGCCGCGCACCAACGCGCGACTGGCGGCGGCATTGGTACGTGCATCGCTGGATCACGAGGTGCGCCTGCAGGTCACCGGTTGA
- a CDS encoding TfoX/Sxy family protein, with the protein MAFDADLANRVRELLANEPTDEMQMFGGLAFLIGGNMAVAVSSQGGLLVRVPREDTDKLVGQAHVSPMVMAGRETRGWIRVAAEGVKTKRQLDRWVTRGADHARSLPPK; encoded by the coding sequence ATGGCCTTCGACGCCGACCTCGCCAACCGGGTCCGTGAGCTGTTGGCCAACGAGCCGACCGACGAGATGCAGATGTTTGGTGGACTGGCGTTCTTGATCGGCGGAAATATGGCGGTGGCGGTCAGCAGCCAGGGGGGGCTGCTGGTCCGGGTCCCTCGGGAAGACACCGACAAACTGGTCGGGCAAGCGCACGTCAGCCCCATGGTGATGGCCGGGCGGGAAACCCGCGGCTGGATCCGAGTTGCCGCCGAAGGCGTGAAAACCAAGCGCCAGCTTGACCGTTGGGTGACCCGCGGCGCCGATCATGCGCGCAGCCTGCCACCCAAGTGA